The Heyndrickxia vini genome contains a region encoding:
- the rpsP gene encoding 30S ribosomal protein S16, which yields MAVKIRLKRMGAKKSPFYRIVVADSRSPRDGRFIETVGTYNPVSQPAEVKIDEELAMKWLQNGAKPSDTVRNLFSKQGIMEKFHNAKYSK from the coding sequence ATGGCAGTAAAAATTCGTTTAAAACGTATGGGAGCAAAAAAATCTCCTTTCTATCGTATTGTTGTAGCTGATTCTCGTTCACCACGTGATGGACGCTTTATTGAAACAGTAGGAACTTACAATCCTGTTTCACAACCAGCTGAAGTTAAAATTGATGAAGAACTAGCAATGAAATGGTTACAAAATGGTGCAAAACCATCTGACACAGTTCGCAATCTATTTTCTAAACAAGGCATCATGGAAAAATTCCACAACGCAAAATATAGCAAATAA
- a CDS encoding KH domain-containing protein, protein MQELIETIVKPLVDSPEDVQVFVTDEDNHITYKLSVNKQDIGKVIGKKGRVAKAIRTVVYAAAGSKHHKKIYLEIIE, encoded by the coding sequence ATGCAAGAGTTGATTGAAACGATTGTAAAGCCTCTTGTAGATTCTCCTGAAGATGTTCAAGTTTTTGTAACTGATGAAGATAATCACATCACTTATAAACTATCAGTTAATAAACAGGACATTGGAAAGGTAATTGGAAAAAAGGGGCGAGTTGCAAAAGCCATTCGAACTGTTGTCTATGCTGCGGCAGGATCCAAACATCATAAGAAAATTTATTTGGAAATTATCGAATGA
- the lepB gene encoding signal peptidase I, producing the protein MSKQKNELWEWTKALLIAVALAVIIRYFLFAPIVVDGSSMMPTLQNGDRMIVNKLGNPDRFDIVVFHAPEKKDYIKRVIGLPGDKIEYKNDTLYINGKAYKEPYLDKYKKDLPEGPLTEDFTLKDTPVGQETVPEGEIFVMGDNRRFSKDSRHIGAVPLKKVIGDTKLIYWPISDIRLVK; encoded by the coding sequence ATGTCAAAACAAAAGAACGAATTATGGGAATGGACAAAAGCACTACTAATTGCGGTGGCACTTGCGGTTATTATTCGCTATTTTTTATTTGCGCCAATTGTTGTAGATGGTTCTTCCATGATGCCTACACTTCAAAATGGAGATCGGATGATCGTTAATAAACTAGGAAATCCAGATCGGTTTGATATTGTTGTTTTCCATGCACCTGAAAAGAAAGACTACATAAAAAGAGTAATAGGTCTGCCAGGGGATAAGATAGAATATAAAAATGATACCCTTTATATAAATGGAAAAGCATATAAGGAACCATACTTAGATAAATATAAGAAAGACTTACCCGAAGGTCCTCTTACTGAAGATTTCACTTTGAAAGATACCCCAGTCGGCCAAGAAACGGTTCCAGAAGGGGAAATTTTCGTCATGGGTGATAATCGCAGATTTAGTAAAGACAGTCGGCATATTGGTGCGGTTCCATTGAAGAAAGTAATTGGTGATACGAAATTAATTTATTGGCCAATTTCAGATATTCGCCTTGTAAAATAA
- the rimM gene encoding ribosome maturation factor RimM (Essential for efficient processing of 16S rRNA) — protein sequence MTNWFNVGKIVNTHGLNGEVRVISKTDFPEERYQKGNLLYLFLNEQEPIQLTIKNHRTHKNFDLLQFDGYENINLVEKWKNGLLKISEEQLTNLDEGEYYFHEIIGCKVITLDGEEVGIVKEILTPGANDVWIVKGTDKKEYLIPYIDEIIKNVDIEEKVITIDPMEGLLT from the coding sequence ATGACTAATTGGTTTAATGTAGGAAAAATTGTAAATACACATGGACTTAATGGAGAGGTACGTGTTATATCCAAAACCGATTTTCCTGAAGAACGATATCAAAAAGGAAATCTTCTTTATTTATTTCTAAATGAACAAGAACCCATTCAATTAACGATTAAAAATCATCGTACACATAAAAACTTTGATCTATTACAATTTGATGGGTACGAAAATATTAATTTGGTTGAAAAATGGAAGAATGGATTATTAAAGATTTCTGAAGAACAATTAACTAACCTCGATGAAGGGGAATATTACTTTCATGAAATCATTGGGTGTAAAGTTATTACGCTAGACGGAGAAGAAGTAGGAATTGTAAAAGAAATATTGACACCTGGAGCAAATGATGTATGGATTGTAAAAGGTACAGATAAAAAAGAATACTTAATCCCGTATATTGATGAAATAATAAAAAATGTAGATATCGAAGAAAAAGTTATAACGATTGATCCAATGGAAGGGCTATTAACATGA
- the trmD gene encoding tRNA (guanosine(37)-N1)-methyltransferase TrmD translates to MKIDVLTLFPEMFSGVFGSSILKKAAEKNAVQYNVVNFREFADNKHQSVDDYPYGGGAGMVLKPQPIFDAVDSLTQNNENSKPPRVILLCPQGKVLTQKVSEELAKEQHLIFVCGHYEGYDERIREHVVTDEISIGDYVLTGGELGAMVIIDSVVRLLPGVLGNEDSPILDSFSSGLLEHPHYTRPADFRGMSVPDVLLSGNHKHIDEWREKQSLKRTYERRPDLLDNYPLTEKHKKWIEEWKQTKKD, encoded by the coding sequence ATGAAAATAGACGTCCTTACTCTTTTTCCTGAAATGTTCTCTGGGGTTTTCGGTTCCTCTATATTAAAAAAAGCAGCAGAAAAAAATGCTGTACAATACAATGTCGTTAATTTTCGTGAGTTTGCAGACAACAAGCACCAATCGGTTGATGATTATCCTTATGGCGGCGGAGCAGGTATGGTATTAAAGCCTCAACCCATATTCGATGCGGTTGATTCTCTAACGCAAAATAACGAAAATAGTAAACCACCAAGAGTGATTCTTTTATGTCCTCAAGGTAAAGTTTTAACTCAGAAAGTATCAGAGGAATTAGCAAAGGAACAGCATCTTATATTTGTTTGTGGACATTATGAAGGATATGATGAACGAATTCGTGAGCATGTCGTAACTGATGAAATCTCTATTGGTGATTATGTGTTAACAGGTGGAGAGCTTGGAGCGATGGTTATTATCGATAGTGTTGTTCGACTATTGCCCGGAGTGTTAGGAAATGAGGATTCTCCCATACTAGATTCTTTTTCTTCAGGCCTGTTAGAGCATCCTCATTATACACGTCCTGCCGATTTTAGAGGGATGAGTGTTCCAGATGTACTATTATCAGGAAATCATAAGCATATTGATGAATGGAGAGAGAAACAATCCTTAAAGCGAACATATGAAAGACGACCTGATTTGTTAGATAATTATCCATTAACAGAGAAACACAAAAAATGGATTGAAGAGTGGAAACAGACTAAGAAAGATTAA
- the ylqF gene encoding ribosome biogenesis GTPase YlqF, translating into MTIQWFPGHMAKARREVTEKLKLVDIVFELVDARIPVSSANPMLDEIIQQKPRLTLLNKADLADRDTTKRWLQYYAELDRKALSINSQAGSGLHEIVNAAKEILKPKFDRMKAKGMKPRAIRAMIIGIPNVGKSTLINRLAKKNIAKTGNMPGITKSQQWIKVGKELELLDTPGILWPKFEDQEVGYKLALTGAIKDTILNLQDISIYALRFLEENYPNRLKERYSFSEIPSEVLDLFNHIGELRGCLMAKGEVDYDKTAETIVRDIRSDKLGALSFDIPGEQNAIISP; encoded by the coding sequence ATGACAATACAATGGTTCCCAGGGCATATGGCAAAAGCTCGCAGGGAAGTTACGGAGAAATTAAAACTGGTGGATATCGTATTTGAGTTGGTGGATGCGAGAATTCCTGTTTCCTCTGCAAACCCAATGCTTGATGAGATTATCCAGCAAAAACCGAGATTAACTTTATTAAATAAAGCTGATTTAGCAGATCGCGATACGACGAAAAGATGGTTGCAATATTATGCAGAGCTAGACAGAAAAGCTTTATCAATAAATTCACAAGCAGGCAGTGGTTTACATGAGATTGTAAATGCAGCTAAGGAAATATTGAAGCCTAAATTTGATCGTATGAAAGCAAAAGGGATGAAACCTAGAGCTATTCGCGCAATGATTATCGGGATACCAAATGTTGGGAAATCAACATTGATTAATAGGCTTGCTAAGAAGAATATTGCTAAGACAGGAAATATGCCAGGTATTACAAAATCACAGCAATGGATTAAAGTCGGGAAAGAATTGGAATTACTTGATACCCCAGGGATCTTATGGCCAAAATTTGAAGATCAAGAAGTAGGGTATAAATTAGCTTTAACGGGGGCTATTAAAGATACAATTTTAAACCTTCAGGATATTTCAATTTACGCATTACGTTTTCTTGAGGAAAATTATCCTAATCGACTCAAGGAAAGATATAGTTTTTCCGAAATACCTTCTGAGGTTCTCGATTTATTTAATCATATCGGTGAATTACGTGGATGTTTAATGGCAAAAGGGGAAGTCGATTATGATAAAACAGCAGAAACAATTGTTCGAGATATCCGTTCGGATAAATTAGGAGCCTTGTCATTCGATATACCCGGTGAACAAAATGCAATTATATCCCCCTAA
- the rplS gene encoding 50S ribosomal protein L19 — translation MHKIIDEITKDQLRSDLPAFRPGDTVRVHVKVIEGTRERIQLFEGVVIKRRGGGISETFTVRKISYGVGVERTFPVHTPKIAKLEVVRRGKVRRAKLYYLRNLRGKAARIKEIR, via the coding sequence ATGCACAAAATTATTGATGAAATTACAAAAGATCAACTTCGCTCTGATCTTCCAGCGTTCCGTCCTGGTGATACTGTACGTGTACACGTTAAAGTTATCGAGGGTACTCGCGAACGTATCCAGCTATTTGAAGGTGTTGTAATTAAACGCCGTGGTGGTGGAATCAGCGAAACTTTCACAGTTCGTAAAATTTCTTATGGTGTTGGTGTTGAACGTACATTCCCTGTTCACACTCCTAAGATTGCGAAGCTTGAAGTAGTGCGTCGCGGTAAAGTTCGCCGTGCGAAACTTTACTACCTACGTAATTTACGTGGTAAAGCCGCTCGTATTAAAGAAATTCGATAA
- a CDS encoding YlqD family protein, which produces MQLLQTVTIKQVLTEKSKKELQQSYIQKKITMQKECDQLRFELKKLERTKKFSPTSLKTHFEKEINSRKEKIKLVDFQIEQLTLLPLGSEIKEQDVQAIVDVKVGDDWEKLVKEQMIIIKDGIIIEIR; this is translated from the coding sequence ATGCAGTTACTTCAGACGGTAACAATAAAGCAAGTCCTCACAGAAAAAAGTAAAAAAGAATTGCAGCAATCGTATATTCAAAAAAAAATCACGATGCAAAAAGAATGTGATCAATTACGCTTTGAATTAAAAAAATTGGAACGTACAAAAAAGTTCTCTCCAACTAGTTTAAAAACGCATTTTGAAAAAGAAATTAATAGCAGAAAAGAAAAAATAAAATTAGTTGATTTTCAAATCGAGCAACTAACTCTATTGCCTCTTGGAAGTGAAATTAAAGAACAGGATGTACAAGCCATTGTAGATGTAAAAGTTGGCGATGATTGGGAGAAACTAGTGAAAGAACAAATGATTATTATCAAAGATGGAATCATCATAGAAATACGTTAG